In the genome of Lysobacter sp. 5GHs7-4, the window TCGCATCCCAGTAGCGGTCGGTGTCGGCCAGGTTGAGCACCGCTTCGACGTGCGCATGCCCCAGCGCCTGCAACTGCGGCAGCAGCGGCTGGCGATGGTCGATGACCTCGTGCGCGCCCATCGCGCGGCACCAGTCGATGGTTTCGGCGCGCGAGGCGGTAGCGATCACGTTGAAGCCGGCGCGGCGCGCGAGCTGGATCGCGATCGAGCCGACGCCGCCGGCGCCGGCGATCACCAACACGGTCTTACCGACGCCGCCCTTGTCGGCATCGAAGGGCATGCGCTGGAACAGCAGCTCCCAGGCGGTGATCGCAGTCAGCGGCAGCGCCGCGGCCTGCGCGGCGTCCAGCGACTGCGGCGCATGGCCGGTCACGCGTTCGTCGACCAGTTGCAGCTGCGCATTGCTGCCCGGGCGGGTGATGTCGCCGGCGTAGTAGACGCGGTCGCCGACCTTGAAGCGGGTGACCGCGTCGCCGACCGCGGCGACGGTGCCGGCGGCGTCGTAGCCGAGCACGCGCGGCTGCGCTTCCACGTTCGGCTTGGGCGCGCGCACCTTGGTGTCGACGGGGTTGACCGAAATCGCCTCGACCCGCACCAGCAGGTCGTGGCCCTGCGGCGCGACGGGGTCGGGCAGGTCGACGTCGAACAGCGACTCGGGATCGTCGATAGGCAGGTAGCGGGTGAGGGCGACGGCTTTCATGGAGGCTCCGGAACGGTGCGAAGTGGGAAGGGAATCAGAACGCGGACAGCACCAGGCCGCCCTCGGCGCGAATCGCTGCGCCGTTGACCACCGAGGCCGCCGGGCTGGCGACGAAGGCGACCACGCGCGCGATCTCGGCCGGTTCGGCGAAGCGGCGCAGCAGCGAGGTGGGGCGCGCGGTGTCGAAGAACTGTTTCTCGAAGTCGGCCGTGCTCACGCCCTGCTGCTGGGCCAGCTGCTCGACGAACACGCCCACGCCTTCCGAGCGGGTGGGGCCGGCTAGCACCGAATTGACCGTGACCGCGGTACCGGTGGTGAGCTGGGCCATGCCGCGCGCCAGCGCGATCTGCGCGGCCTTGGTCACGCCGTAGTGGATCATCTCGGCCGGAATCTGCAGGCCCGATTCGCTGGACAGGAACACCACGCGGCCGCGGTCGCGTTCCAGCATGCCGCCGAAGTAGTGTCGCGACAGGCGCACGCCGCTCATCACGTTGGCGTCCCACAGGCGCTGCCACTCGTCGTCGCCGATGTCGGCGAAATCGGTGGGCACGAAGATGCCGAGGTTGTTGATCAGGATGTCGGTCTGCGGCACGGCGGCGATGAAGTCGGCCGCGCCCTGCGCGCTGGCGAGGTCGGCGGCGACGCCGCGCAGCTGCGCGTGCGGCACGGCCGCGCGCAGCGAGTCCAGAGCGGCGTCGACGCGGGCCTGGCTGCGGCCGTTGACCACGACCTGCGCGCCGGCGCGCGCGAGTTCCTCGGCGATGGCGTAGCCGATGCCGGCGGTGGAACCGGTGACCACGGCGGTCCAATCGGACAGGGATGCGGTGTTCATGGGGATGCTCTCGTGTTCGGTAGAGGGGAGGGTTAGACCGGCGCCGGCGTGCGCTCGGCGAACATGCCGTTCCAATACGGGTAATAGGGATAAGGCGGCGTGACGCGGCTGGCGGCGTCGAGCTTGGCGACCTGCTCGGCGCTGAGGTTCCAGCCCACCGCGCCCAGGTTCTGCCGCAGCTGTTCCTCGTTGCGCGCGCCGATCAGCACGCTCGACACGGTCGGGCGCTGCAGCAGCCAGTTCAGCGCGATCTGCGGCACGGTCTTGCCGGTTTCCGCGGCGACTTCGTCCAGCGCATCGACGATGTCGTACAGACGCGCCTCGTCCACCGGCGGCGCAAAGCCGGCGGTGTCGTGCAGACGGCTGCCCTCGGGCAGCGGCTGGCCGCGGCGGATCTTGCCGGTCAGGCGGCCCCAGCCCAGCGGGCTCCACACCACCGCGCCCACGCCCTGGTCCTGGGCCAGCGGCATCAGCTCCCATTCGTAGTCGCGGCCGACCAGCGAGTAGTAGGTCTGGTTGGCGACGAAGCGCGAGTAGCCGTAACGGTCGGCGACGGCCTGCGACTTCATCAGCTGCCAGCCGGAGTAGTTGGACACGCCCAGGTAGCGCAGCTTGCCGGCGCGCACCAGGTCGTCCAGCGTGGACATGACCTGCTCGACCGGCGTCTGCGCATCGAAGTGGTGCAGCTGCAGCAGGTCGATGTAGTCGGTGCCCAGGCGCTGCAGGGCGCGGTCTACGCCGCGGATCAGGTGGTGGCGCGAGGCGCCGACGTCGTTGGCGCCTTCGCCGGCGCGCAGGCTGAGCTTGGTCGACAGGATGACCTGGTCGCGGCGGCCCTGGATGGCGGCGCCGAGGATGGATTCGGAGGCGCCGTCGGAATACACGTCGGCGGTGTCGAACAGGTTGACGCCGGCGTCCAGGCAGATCTCGATCAGGCGCCGCGCTTGCGCGACGTCGGTATTGCCCCAGGCGCTGAACAGCGGGCCCTTGCCGCCGAAGGTGCCGGCGCCGAAGCCCAGGGCCGGCACCTTGAAGCCGGAGTTGCCGAGAAAGCGGGTGTCCATGAGGGTTCCTTGGAGAGTGGTTGCGTACGGCGCGTTGCCGCGCGTTGAAATCGTTGCGTGTCGGTCAGGCGGCCGGGCAGGCCACGCCCGGCGCCACGGCCGCTTTGCGCGGCGCATCCAGACGCGCCGCCCACACCGCCAATGCGATGCCCGATACC includes:
- a CDS encoding zinc-binding alcohol dehydrogenase family protein — encoded protein: MKAVALTRYLPIDDPESLFDVDLPDPVAPQGHDLLVRVEAISVNPVDTKVRAPKPNVEAQPRVLGYDAAGTVAAVGDAVTRFKVGDRVYYAGDITRPGSNAQLQLVDERVTGHAPQSLDAAQAAALPLTAITAWELLFQRMPFDADKGGVGKTVLVIAGAGGVGSIAIQLARRAGFNVIATASRAETIDWCRAMGAHEVIDHRQPLLPQLQALGHAHVEAVLNLADTDRYWDAIGELLAPQGHVGLIVEPSGALRIGDPYKAKCIGIHWEMMFARPRFQTADMVEQARILDRVAKLIDGGELRGTHTETLGRIDAAHLREAHRRLESGSTIGKLTLAGW
- a CDS encoding SDR family oxidoreductase, with the protein product MNTASLSDWTAVVTGSTAGIGYAIAEELARAGAQVVVNGRSQARVDAALDSLRAAVPHAQLRGVAADLASAQGAADFIAAVPQTDILINNLGIFVPTDFADIGDDEWQRLWDANVMSGVRLSRHYFGGMLERDRGRVVFLSSESGLQIPAEMIHYGVTKAAQIALARGMAQLTTGTAVTVNSVLAGPTRSEGVGVFVEQLAQQQGVSTADFEKQFFDTARPTSLLRRFAEPAEIARVVAFVASPAASVVNGAAIRAEGGLVLSAF
- a CDS encoding aldo/keto reductase; translation: MDTRFLGNSGFKVPALGFGAGTFGGKGPLFSAWGNTDVAQARRLIEICLDAGVNLFDTADVYSDGASESILGAAIQGRRDQVILSTKLSLRAGEGANDVGASRHHLIRGVDRALQRLGTDYIDLLQLHHFDAQTPVEQVMSTLDDLVRAGKLRYLGVSNYSGWQLMKSQAVADRYGYSRFVANQTYYSLVGRDYEWELMPLAQDQGVGAVVWSPLGWGRLTGKIRRGQPLPEGSRLHDTAGFAPPVDEARLYDIVDALDEVAAETGKTVPQIALNWLLQRPTVSSVLIGARNEEQLRQNLGAVGWNLSAEQVAKLDAASRVTPPYPYYPYWNGMFAERTPAPV